A window of Cinclus cinclus chromosome 17, bCinCin1.1, whole genome shotgun sequence genomic DNA:
CTAACGCTCCAAGTGCGATGTCTGGGGCTTGGCCTCCCCTCACACCACACCAGGGCTCACCGCAAATAAACACCATCAGTCTGAATTTCCTTAAAGGGAAGTTGTGTTCCACCAGCAgccacctgccctgcccaggggaCCTCGTTACTGGTTCTTTGTGCATCAGGAAGGCGAATTCCCTCAGGAAACTTGGGCTCTGCCttgttccctggggagctgctccagggacaTTCTTGGGCTCTGGAGCTCAGTCACCCATGGCTACGCTGTTGCTGGAGTCCCCAGAAAAGCCCTGGGGCTGAAGCCAGGGCACAGCGTGTATGCTAGCTCCTGCTAACAACCATTCTTAAGAGGAGACTGGGATGTGGCCACACTTGgaagaggaaagcagagctgcccttagcccaccagcacagccacaacCTGGGAAAGTCCTCCCTCCATGACCACCCTGAGGGGCTAGGAACCACTGAGTCACTTGCACAGGCTAGCCCTGACCTCTGAACTGCCTCCCCAGCACTGTGAGCCCCATGCAAGCCCCACACAAACCACACAGCCAGTCCTTGCTCCATGTTTAATAGGGATGGACGCATGCCACGTTGCAGCTTGTGGGGCAGAATCTGGGCAAGGCCCATGGCTTGTCCCCAGTCACTGTGCTGGGTGAGCCAAGGACTGTGTTGGCTCTGCAGCCAACTCGTGCCATCCTTTCTAATAACTTACTATAAATAAAGCATCTGACCCCTGCCCTCCCACGGTGAGGCCATGAGtctccccacagccctggcaggtctGTCACCCACCTCCCAGAGGGGCTGGCAccacagccaggctctgccTACCCTACCATGGCCACCAGCAaatagacaaaaaaacccaagacttAGAAAAATTGCTGTGAGCAGGGCAAGAgcacagcaggaccagggctctccctgccccagcccccaTCCCCTTACACCCATAGGTGCCCCAAATCTTCTCTCCCCAACACTGCCCATCTGGATCCCCCACCCCTCTACTCAGACCTGGCAGGAGAGCCCCGAGTCCTTCCCTCTCTGAAATCTGGGCACTGTGAGGGCAAAGCCACGCCaaccctgctccagcagcaagcACAGCTTGCCGGGCAccccctgcccccctccctgtccctggagcagCCGTGGgtctgtccctgcagtgtgtCCTCGGGCCAGCTAGCTGTCCGTGCAGCAGTTCCCTGCAAGAGAGGACAGAGAGCCTTGGCACAGGGAGCCTGGCAGGCTCCAGGTCCTTCCCAGCCTGTGCTTCAGGGTCAGCGGGGGCTCGGCTGGGTGCCAGGGTGGTTCTCACCAAGGATGTTGTGCTTGCAGAGAGGGCAggtctgctgcagcaggagccagggatCCACACAGTCCCGGTGGAACTcatgggagcagggcagcacccgcagccactgccagcaggGAAGCGAGGGTACATGTGAGCACAGCTgggtgccagcagggacacagcccagaccctggcagggacaccctggCCAGCAACCGGAGGCTCGGCCCAGTTCACCCAGTCCCACCTGGCTCTTGTGGAACTGGTCCAAGCAGACAGCACAGCTGTCAATCTCGCAGGCCTGGGACCGGGGTGGCTTCCCGGGATTGTACCGTCGGGTTTTCAATGCCAACAGCCGCCGCCGGATGTGCTGCTTCAGGTCCAGCTGCGGGGACGGAGCCGAGGGTCAGAGCCCACCCCACAACCCCCCAGCATGGCGCACAGCGGAgacattcccacattcccacctCGGCATCCCGCTCTGACAGGTCCTGCCGCGACTGGCGCTGGGCCTGCACCATGACTCcggtgcagagcagcagggcaaTCAGCAGGATGGTgttccacagctgctgcaggtaCTTCTGTGGGGACAGCGTGGTGGGGACGGGAGCTGGAGACCCGGCCCCACTCCCAACCCTGCTCCTGGCCCCACCCGAACCCCAGCACCGTACCTGGACCTgtgagctgctctccccagggCAGATGACCCCCTGCCACTCCCCATAGAGGCCCCCTCGGGACAGGCCGCAGGTGGACCACAGTGTGAGGGTCACTCCCTGCAAGGCAGGACATGGCGTTGCTGATGGCCGCAGCACTGATGTCCAGTAACGTGAGCACACGTCCCAGGAGGAGgaacactgctgctgccagctgccctGTTCCCATGggttcccttcccttcccttcccttcccttcccttcccttcccttcccttcccttcccttcccttcccttcccttcccttcccttcccttttcccttttcccttttcccttttcccttttcccttttccattccctCCTCCCTACAGCTGCTTCTCATGGATCAGGGAAGTTTGACTGGGCACAGTCATGCCCTGCTCTCCCACTGAATGAGGAACAGGAGGACAGACAGACATACCAGGTTCTCCAGCAGAACTGCCTGGTATGTGATCTTCGCCGTAGCCCGGAGCCCACTGTGAGCAAAGAGAAAAGCGTCAATTCCATGGACACAGCAGGATCCAGGCACAGCTCCCCAGTGCCCAGGAGCACCCCCTCCCCACAGAGATGGGCAGTGACTGAGGGGGACCAGAGGAACACGCGCAGGAGGTGACAGCAAGATACTtccttcccagctgtgcccagccctcAGTGACCCTGCACAGGGCTCTTCTTCCCAACctcatgcctcagtttccccatgtTTCACCATGGCAGCAATCCCAATGTCCCACATGTCAGGAGGACtgactgctgctggcagtgagaACAAGCACCCACAGAGGTTGTGGGGATGCTGGTGTCATGATGAGAACCAACCGGTCTGGATAATTTCTGGAGTCCTAAAGCTATTGGCTTGATGCCACTGTCACACCTGCCACCACATGGGGACCTGTgaaagggctccagccctgggggagAGTTGGATCTGACCCAGATCTCCCCTGGAAACGCATCTCAGccccagctgtccctggcaTGGTGCAACACCACCCCAGCAAACATGATGGGCTGAGTGAGAGACCCCCAGGGTGGTCCCTGGGTGTCACGGCCTGCTGGGGGACAAGGCAAGGACAAGGTAGTGACAAGGTAGGGTCCAGCTCCTCCCACATCCCAGCCCGTACCGCAGCAgtgctcccagcagcctggtgACATTGTCTGAGGACTGGATGATGATGACGGGCTTGGCGAGCAGTTGGGACACATCCAGCTGCACCAGGAGGGAAGGAAGCGCAGCCATCAGTGGGGCACAATCCCCACCTGGCCCCGCTGCCAACACTGTCCTACCTCACGGATGGCGTTCTGGTTCAGTGCCAGGATAAGCAGGGCGGAGgcccccagcaccagggctcGTTTCATCTGCAGGGGCAGTGGGGACACGATCAGGGGacagcactgctgtgtccccaacaagctcctgtcctgctgcaAGAGGCACTCAAGAACTCCTTGCCACTCCTTGCCAGGGTGAAGGGTCACAAGGGACCCAAGAGGAGTCAGAAGCTGTCAGAGACCCCCTGGCCACCAAGCACAGACCAGGACCCCCCCGGATCTGGCCAGGAGACACCCCAGGTGACAACCCTGCAGGTTTGTGACCTGCAAACACCACAGCAGCCCTCAGACCAGGCAGGGAACGGGGCCAGGCAGAGGGGGCAGGGTCAGACAGAGGGTCACCTTGGTGACAACAGCAGTGGTGAAAGATTCCTCCTTGGCACCCCTGGGGCCCTCGGCTGGCTCCTCAGTGCCCACAGGCACCACCCCAATCCAGCTGTCGGCAGCACCCAGGTCCGGCTCCACGTCGCCCACCTGGGGACATGGCAAGGAAAGTCAGAGCTGGGATGGACCCCAAGGTTCAGAGCACCTCCAAAGCACCCCCATGCCCCCAGGGGTCCTACGGAACTGGGAActgtgtggggacagggacagcagctggggTAACACAGGGAACACGGCCTGGCCCCCACTGCCTCTATGCCCCTTCCTGcacctcctctctgctgctggccacaccGAGCAGCACACTGCCCTGCTCAGTTCCCTAGTGTCTCTGGCCTCCCCACCAATCCCCCAGTGTCTCCCAGTGCCCTTCAGTTCCCACTCCTCTCCTACCTCATTCCTTTCCCAATGCCCAAGGACTGaccccagcagcccctggacCACAGTGCCCACCAACCCCCCCTCCCTTCCACACCGACCACTGCCCTGCCAATGCCCACCGGTCTCTTAATGTCTTCCAGTTCCCACTGCTTCTCCCTCATCACTGCCACCCACTACCCACGTCCCCAGCTTCATACCCAGTAGCCACTCAATATCTCCCACTGCCCCCCAGTCCCCACTGTTCCCCTGCCTCCCTTACTGACCCCTGCCCCGcccaatacatcccatgccTTCCAGTTCCCACTTCTCCCCTCCCAATCTCTCGCCAGTGCCaacaccacccccagccccactccccGTTTCCCCGCTCTCACCAGTACCAGGCGGCCTTGGATCTCCATCTGCTCCCGCTCCCCCCGCGggcccccccggcccggcccggcccggccgcccccCGCTCCCAGCACGGCCCCGCGCAGCGTGTACGAGCCACCGGGCACCGCGGCCGCGCTGCCGGCCCCATCCCCGTCCGGCCCCGCCGCCCTGGGCCCCGACACGGCCACCTCGACCCGCGCGGGGGTCGCGGGCCCCGACCCGGCCCGGCCGAGCGCCAGCAACGGAGCGAGCAGGGCCGCCCGCACCGCCGCCATGGCTGCGCGCCCCGCGCCCCGCAGCGCCCCCTGCCGCCCGGGAGGACCCGCCGCGTCACCCACCGCCCGCAGGGGGCGCCCGAGAGCCCGGACCGGGACTGGGATCGGAATGGGGACCGGGACGGGGATCGGGACAAGGATCAGGATGGGGACTGGGATCGGCATGGGGATCGGGACGGGGATTGGGACAAGGGTCAGGATGTGGACTGGGACAGGGATTGGGACAAGGATTGGGATAAAGACAGGAAGAGGGATAGGGATGGGGTCATGGACCAGGATCAGAATGGGGACTTGGACAGGGATCAGGACAAGGATCAGGATAAAGACAGAGAGaggagatgggatgggatgggatgggatgggatgggatgggatgggatgggatgggatgggatgggatgggatgggatgggatgggatgggatgggaatcAGGACAACGGTTAGGATAAAGACAGGGACAGGAAccagtgctgggacagggacaaggacagggataGGGGCAGGGGGAATGGAGATGGGGATGCATATCAACATGAGaacagagagcaggagaggtacagtgacagggagcagggaccaagACTGAGACAGGTACAATGACCATGACCAAGATGGacactggggcagagcagggacaaagaaggtgatggggacagggaccaggATGGGGACCAGGAAAAGGACAGGGAccaggagagggacagggacagggaatggggaccaGGATGGAGACTGAGACAGGGACAAGGGCTGAGACTGGGATGGGaagcagcactgggacagggatggggcagggacaaggacaaGACCAGGGTGGGAACAGAAGCAGGAACCAGgtggaaaacagaaacaaggagaagcacTAGAAGAATAACAGCTAGTGGGACCAACACAGGGACAAAGTCCAGGACCAGGAGGAGGGTGAGAAACAGGAGAGAAACAGGGGCAGGGCCTGGGAgtgggagcaggacagggacaaggTCTGGGAGCACAATGGgtactggcagcagcagcaggacagggttGGATGCAGGGACCAGGAAACCAGCTGTGACCAGGAgagtgacagggacaggaacaggcaTGGGGACACAGATATGATGTCCACCACATCCCTATGCATGGTTACAGGgacacatggggacacagggacatgtgTGCTCTGGGGGAAGAGGGACATGGGCGCACCCCCCACCACAAGGTGACATGGGTACACCTGACTGACACTTGAGTACCTCAAAACCCAACTGGCCCCTGCACTGGACACCCCTCAACACCACCAGCCTGGTGGTTGCCAGGCAGCGTCCAGTGCCACATCCTGGCCCCTGGGTGCCCCATCCTGGCCCCACTCCGGCCACGTGTGCCCAGCACATGTGCCTCCAGGGGATTTGCTGACTGGATTAGCTGCGGCATGGTCCCAGGTTGACCTGCTTTTGGCAGGGGCCATGCCGGGGACTAGACTTGGGGCTGTGGGACCCAGTTCCCATGTCTGCAGGGTGctgtgggacagctctgggtgtgTCCCGGTGTCCCTCGTGTCCCCATCCATGTTGTAAGTGTGGGGGTGTAATCACAGGGTGGGCACAGTCCCtcctcccacagctgcagccagagccgGTTTAACCACATGGTGAAACATCCCGATTGCAACGGGTCTGGTTGTGCCATAAACAACAGCCAGGAGCATGGCTGGCTCGGGAACCAGCCTGGAAGGGTGAAGACAGATGTGGGGGACTGTGTGGATTCAGGGGGGGGACACCAAAATGGGGCCTAGGGGTGcgtgctgccagagctgccccaCAGAGGGGACACATAAGGGGTGTGAAATGGCTCCGTGGAACATCCATAGGTTCATGGGATATGGATGGCTTCCAGGACATCTGCACCTCCAGGGGACACTTCCACAGTACATGGATGGCTCCATGGGACAGCTATGGGTCCCACTTCCAAGGGACACACATGGCTCCATGGCACATAAATGGCTCCTTTGGACATGTA
This region includes:
- the RNF215 gene encoding RING finger protein 215 isoform X1, translating into MAAVRAALLAPLLALGRAGSGPATPARVEVAVSGPRAAGPDGDGAGSAAAVPGGSYTLRGAVLGAGGGRAGPGRGGPRGEREQMEIQGRLVLVGDVEPDLGAADSWIGVVPVGTEEPAEGPRGAKEESFTTAVVTKMKRALVLGASALLILALNQNAIRELDVSQLLAKPVIIIQSSDNVTRLLGALLRGLRATAKITYQAVLLENLGVTLTLWSTCGLSRGGLYGEWQGVICPGESSSQVQKYLQQLWNTILLIALLLCTGVMVQAQRQSRQDLSERDAELDLKQHIRRRLLALKTRRYNPGKPPRSQACEIDSCAVCLDQFHKSQWLRVLPCSHEFHRDCVDPWLLLQQTCPLCKHNILGENHPGTQPSPR
- the RNF215 gene encoding RING finger protein 215 isoform X2; amino-acid sequence: MAAVRAALLAPLLALGRAGSGPATPARVEVAVSGPRAAGPDGDGAGSAAAVPGGSYTLRGAVLGAGGGRAGPGRGGPRGEREQMEIQGRLVLVGDVEPDLGAADSWIGVVPVGTEEPAEGPRGAKEESFTTAVVTKMKRALVLGASALLILALNQNAIRELDVSQLLAKPVIIIQSSDNVTRLLGALLRGLRATAKITYQAVLLENLGVTLTLWSTCGLSRGGLYGEWQGVICPGESSSQVQKYLQQLWNTILLIALLLCTGVMVQAQRQSRQDLSERDAELDLKQHIRRRLLALKTRRYNPGKPPRSQACEIDSCAVCLDQFHKSQWLRVLPCSHEFHRDCVDPWLLLQQTCPLCKHNILGNCCTDS